One Aquila chrysaetos chrysaetos chromosome 22, bAquChr1.4, whole genome shotgun sequence genomic window carries:
- the PRR7 gene encoding LOW QUALITY PROTEIN: proline-rich protein 7 (The sequence of the model RefSeq protein was modified relative to this genomic sequence to represent the inferred CDS: deleted 2 bases in 2 codons): MVMSQGTYTFLTCFAGFWLIWGLIVLLCCFCSYLRRRVKRQQEERLREQSLRALELEPLHYEGYGGSPPGIAIPHRLRLEPHHHHPHHIPPPRPWSCRHESDLSKPPCYEEALLMAEPPPPYSEVLMDTRGLYRKINAPFLSHERLEKQEQPPSYKPLFLDAGYGSALHLPRSASPGPACPDLYLQAECSPRMFPSWTDSELSSRDTYEPGPWHLPVSMPLFGRTTAV; this comes from the exons ATGGTGATGTCCCAGGGCACCTACACCTTCCTCACCTGCTTCGCGGGCTTCTGGCTCATCTGGGGGCTCAtcgtgctgctgtgctgcttctgcagctacCTGCGGCGGCGGGTGAAGCGGCAGCAGGAGGAGCGGCTGCGGGAGCAGAGCCTGCGCGCGCTGGAGCTGGAGCCGCTGCACTACGAGGGTTacgggggcagc ccccccggcATCGCCATTCCCCACCGCCTCCGCCTCGAGCCCCACCATCATCACCCCCACCACATCCCACCCCCCCGGCCCTGGAGCTGCCGGCACG AGTCAGACCTGTCGAAGCCGCCGTGCTACGAGGAGGCGCTGCTGATGgcggag ccccccccgccgtaCAGCGAGGTGCTGATGGACACGCGGGGGCTCTACCGCAAAATCAACGCCCCCTTCCTGAGCCACGAGCGGCTGGagaagcaggagcagccccCCAGCTACAAACCCCTTTTCCTGGACGCCGGCTACGGTTCGGCACTGCACCTGCCCCGCTCGGCCAGCCCCGGTCCTGCCTGCCCGGACCTCTACCTGCAGGCAGAATGTTCCCCCCGCATGTTTCCCAGCTGGACGGACTCggagctcagcagcagggaCACCTACGAGCCGGGACCCTGGCACCTCCCGGTCTCCATGCCCCTCTTCGGCAGGACTACCGCTGTCTAA